The Camelina sativa cultivar DH55 unplaced genomic scaffold, Cs unpScaffold06062, whole genome shotgun sequence sequence TGAGGGCCAAGGCCGAGGAAACAGCCCAAGTGGGGCCTGAACTATCTCTCTGTCCCTAACTGCATATGACTTTCCGTCTTCAATCTCATCTCTATCAATTTGCATAGATACCTTGTCACCAGAATTTGATCTCCACATCCCAAGGGCAACCTTTTGCAGATCATGGCTTAGAAGTGTGTAAAACTCAAGTGTAGGGCCTAGACCAGTACCAACTTCACCAAAATATTCTACTTCGAGCACAGCTTTCTGGCTAGAATACATCTCCATAACTTTTGCAGCAGAATCTAATATCCTATTTCGGGAT is a genomic window containing:
- the LOC109131835 gene encoding E3 ubiquitin-protein ligase UPL3-like; its protein translation is QQQGADGSGSTNEREMRIGRLQRQKVRVSRNRILDSAAKVMEMYSSQKAVLEVEYFGEVGTGLGPTLEFYTLLSHDLQKVALGMWRSNSGDKVSMQIDRDEIEDGKSYAVRDREIVQAPLGLFPRPWPSTADVSEGGQFHKVIEYFRLLGRVMAKALQDGRLLDVPLSTAFY